The sequence AGAACTATTACTTGCACAACATTAGGGCTTGACTGAATGTTTATcagatattattttcttttaccATTGGTGGCTGAGTGTTCTTGATATGTACATTCATGGCCTCTGACTTTTTTATATGTATAAGTCATGTCAAACCATCAGAATCTGAAAGAATGccttattaattttattaatattttaaaggtCAGATTAGTTTTTTTGCCTATATTCACATATATTCACAACATATATACGAACTAGGTTCTGGGTTCGTCCAAAATTAGTTATTCTAAATCAGAATAAGTCTTTTAAGTTTCCAACTGTATATGAATGCTTGTTTggagaaaaataatttgtatGGCTCAATATCTGTAGGAAATTGACAGTATTCTGAAGTGAAAATGGCATTATTGTTTGGTTTCTTAATGTTTTACTTGTTTTGCTCAATGTTTGATGACACAGATACATGGTGCAGCTTATAAATCTTCTTGTTAACTACATCTCTGTCCCTGCGCTTCATAATTCAGGATTTGCGGTATGTTCAGAAGTACTTTCTCTGCACTCTCTTTTGAGGATATTTACATTGAAGTGTGCTCATCAGCCAGGAAAGTTTCAAAATAGATGATGAGTCTataattttacttaaaaaaattttagggTGTGAATGATtgataaagcatgtaaaactacTGAACATTGCTTGAATTTGCATGGCCAACACGTAACTGTTCGAATTTGTGCACATGTTGGTGCTTGATCAAACCCGAGATATGAAAATTGGTGCTCGATCAAATCTGAGATTTAAAAATGGTGTTGATTTTTTTCGATATTCTTGTAGTTTTCTGCTGAAAGCTACCAAATGCACTTATTATTTGTGATCttggaattttttatttttcttagaGGAAATTATCctcaataaattaaaaatagtcCTCTCCTATGTATTTCAATATATAGAAgagtgatttttttaaaaaaattaaaatacacaagagTGGGGCCTTTTAAAAAATTACCCCCTTTTCTAACCTCAATTATTTGTAGCGTAgattatttatatgtttttgcTGGAAACTGGAGTTCTTATGTTTGTTTATTGACTACTGTTTCAGGGTTCGTGTTCTCGAATATGGCAGCGGGACTCATATTGGGACGCCCGACCATCATCCAGATGGTATTAGCTTTGTGTTTAGataataaactaaataaaatgaTAACTGAACTTCACTCAATTTTTTCTATTATGCAGTGAATATCCTCTTTTTATTCCCCGCCAAAAAAATTGCTCCACCGGTAGTGACACTTCATGGTCTGAGAAAAGCTCAAGTAGTTTTGGTGTAGCTTCAATGGAATCTGAGAGGAGACCACGTTTAGATTCCTCTGGCAGTAGTAGTTTCAAATATTCATCTGCTTCTCATTCAGTGGAAACTCACAAGGATTTACAGAAAGGCATATCACTCCTCAAGAAAAGTGTGGCATGTATAACTGCATACTGTTATAATTCATTGTCTTTAAAAGTTCCCCAGGAGGTCTCTACTTTTGAGGCATTTGCAAGGTTACTGGCTACACTCTCTTCTTCCAAGGAGGTTCGAGCTGTTTTATCTTTGAGAACAGCATCATCAAGGTACAAAATCAGCACTTCCCTCTCGGGTATCGATTTATTTACCCCTTACATAGAAAACTGAAGAAAAGTTCAATTCGTCTATCTTTATTCTCAATGTTCTGATCAAGTATTAGGCCGTGAAACCTCTTGATATGAGCATTTACACCTAAAATTTATCTACGAAAATTTGAACTAGGCAGATTTATGTTGTCATAACggaattttgtttagaaaatcCATAGTTTTTGTTGCAGCGAATGTCATTGGAAAAAGTTGCATTAtgtttctaattttttattcaattgtAGATCACCCAAGCAAGGCCAACAACTGAACAAGTCTGTGTGGAATGTGGAGTCAGCTGTCTCAGCAAGCAGGTTAATAGAAAGTGCCCATGGGCTGCCTATAGCGGTATGTGTTTAAGCACCAATTGATTTTTTCAAGATGTTTCCACTGATTCTGATCATATGGCAATGGGAAATGTGTATAGATATGGTCTCTAGCTGCAACATCATGCATATAGTAGGATATATTATATTGGTTGCCAGTAATTACTATTTATAATCCTTTTTCCCAGTTACAAGCATTTTCCACTcgcgatttttttttcttttcattttgtatTCCATGCTTCTTTGTTAACCCTTGCTCTCAACCACTTTCGGTTGCTTGCAAGTAAACTCTATGTTAAGTACATTTGTAACCACGTGATTTGGAATATTACTTGTAAATATCATTTTTGCATCAATTCAAAGCTACAAAAAGTTCGTTGAGCACCTCGTGGCTATGTTTTGGCTGATTCCGATATCACTAATAACTCTTCTACTGCTGACTTTCTTATATTTGCTTTATAAATTTGGTTTTATTCCTTCTTTGAAATTGGGGTTGAATTTGTTTTTCCTTTTCTGTTTTTATCATTTAGCTGAGAAGAATATAAGGTTTTTTCCTATCTTGCCACAATAGCTTGGTTCATTATTATGTTAAAATCTGGATGCTTTTAATGTTGCTTCCTCTGCCTGTTTAATTGTCGGGTCTAGGAACTCTAGAAAAATTTATCTAGGGTCTGATATTTTAATGTCTAGTAAGCTTCACTCCATGTATGGAATGAATCAGATCCAGTTTTCACAAATGGATGCAGATTTATAACACGCTGTTGTAAATAATTTCCAATCTCTTTACTAGCTTGCTGGCAGTTCTCGTTCAAATTGCAGACAAAATGGAAATCATATTTCCTCTAAAACAATAGGATTTTTGGTTACAAAGAGTCGTGCTGGAGGATTGAACATAAAAGTACTCATGCACATCATCTGGTCTTTTGACTCGTCCGTGGATTCATGTTCAACTTCAAGTATGTGGTTGAGCAAGAATCAGTATTGTACTAATACTGCATATCTTCTTATGCTTCTTTTGTCAAAAATGTATATCCTAAGGATATATGTTGTTGTGTCGTAAATATAGAGACTGATATGATGGTGTTTGGGCTTTGGTATTTCTGTCATTTTTGTCTTTGTGATTGATGCTGATTGAATGAAAGAATTTATCTTGCCTTCATTTCCAGCCAATTTACATGAAGCTGATTTCTTTGTTGCAGAGAACTGCATATGACAATTATCTTCCAAGCTCTGCGGCCAGTTTTCTTTATGGTAATGAGTTTTTTGATATGGTGAAGAGCGAAAACCTAATTGAAGGATGGGATATCGTTGAACATGACTTTCCTCCTCCTCCATCACAAAATGAAGATGTGGAACACTGGATTCGAGCTATGTTTATTGATGCAACAAAGAGATGATTTAATTTTGGTCACCTTATATTGTAAGTGATTTTGTCCTTAAAATGGCGATTGACAccatatataatttgattttctGGTTTAATGGGATTTTTTTCCAAATCTGCTTCATCTTGAAATCCCTTTTATCAAGGACAATGAAGACGATGAATTCTGTTTATCTCATTCAGCTTCCAATTTAAGAAAGTGTTGTGTATGATAAAGATAACTTGGTCGTCTCTTATCCTTCACAATTTCAGGTATAGAAAATTCTGAAGTCCTATCAATCTGCAGAAGCTCAATCCCTCTTTGCAGAACTCACCAGTCCCCAGATGTGTGAGTTTTAACTGACCTGTGTATATCTTCTAAatgaagtttaaaaaaaataaaagtaatggTATTCTTGAATTTCTCAATGTTACTTTTCAGTTTATTTTTCCCTTGGAAACCAAATGGTGTTTGAAATTTCCCTGCTTTCATGTTGCCATataatttcatcatatacaaaCACAATATATTTTCTCTCGCATCTGAAATGTGGGTGCTCAAGataattgtgcacttgcaaaatGATCAGTGATCTCTTCAAGTAGACATCCTCTGTTTTCTTTGCTGCGAACATGTTCGTCCATCGTTATTCTAAAGAAACATATCGCAGTTCGTTCGCATGCAGTTTTAATAACAAATAtgcttttgtattttttttgaatgTCTATAGTTTGTTTTGGAGTGtgcataaacaaaatatttgagttattgACCGGCACCTTGTTCGAATGAATTTGATTTGAACCAAATATTTGACTTCTGTGACACTCATTTGTTGGAGCTGCAGACATGGGTTCCCCGACGAGGTTGTGTGATAGGAAGAGCTTGTGAAGTTCTTAAAAGTGTTTCAATATTTATTGCCTGTAGACGAACGTTGTTTTTGCTATAATAATAACAATGTAATCTGTACCTGTCCCCCATACTAATCAATCTGCAGGAAGCCACTACACATTGCAGAACGAAAACTTCAGTGCAATGTTCTTTtgaataaatttattgtttataattgTATATGATGAAGTAATTTTGATGGTGGTGTTCAATATATctctaattaataaaataatgtggattattaatttttttcccccTTTTAAGAGTTGGAAAACGAATATTATAGTTGCTGCtgctatttttattttgtcacaTATGTAACTATTTTTTAGTAGCCTGAAATTTTGCTGAATATTGTAATTCTGCAGTGAATATTTGTAGAAGACCATCCAATAAGTTACTGGATAGTTTGTTATGTAATTTTGGTTAAagaattttttcatttattcttttttgtaaaaaaaaaaatatgttgaaaaATGACATTCAAACAACTAGTAAAAACAAAGTATTATaaaaattgaaggaaaaatatattattttttctcaGAGGTCACAATGCATGATTCACGTTTTCTCCAACTTGTGTTAGCNaaaaaaaaaaaaaaaaaaaaaaaaaaaaaaaaaaaaaaacaagaattggCATACGTTGTCTGTATGAAAACCAACTGAGAGAGGAGACGAGGCCAGAAAATTCAACTTGCACTTCAATATGTAAAGGATATATGGAAAAAATTGtgtattaaaattgaaaaatgttcATTTGAATGGACAACTTGCTAGATTGGAGGAAGGAGATATTTTGAAGTTTCTGAACTGGTTCTTCTGAGTTGGTATCTTGGTGCCACTGTCGCTCTTGAATTTAAGAGTATTTCTGCTTCCTGTTAACAAACAAGAAATTAACTGGAACACCCAAGCAAGGTAGGCCCAATATTGTCACAAAATGCATGCTTGTGTGATTAATTGGATATTAATATTAGCAACCAAAAGTGAATattgagttatatatataatcaggTTCCACTGGATTGTTTACTCACCTTTATTTTCTTGAGCAAGGTATTTGTAATTCTAAGTTTCTTCGAAGTTTGCAGCAATTGGTTTGTGTGTGCCTGCAAATAGGTAAGCAAGATACCATCAATCTTCAAATACATCATCAATCCAAATGAATTTCGAGAGATACGGTAAAAATGCCATGCTGAGACCTGTTTCCTAGCCCTTGATCGGGCAGCCGACTCCCTGTTCTTGATCATCCTTCTCtgccttctttcaatgcttttcTTCATAATTTCATCCGTGCAAACCTTCTTCCTTCTATCACTATCACCCTGCAAAAGATCTGTAAAATTTTCCCCACACCCCACGCCCATTTTACTGATGATTGGCACTGGCATTTTAAGATCAAGATCCACCATCTTCTCCTCGAAATAATCCTCCGAACCCTGAAAATTCGATCCCATAACGTCTTGAACCAGCATCGGAACCTGCACGTCACGTTCCTGCTGCCACGAGCTGATCAACATGGGATCAACTCCACTAGCCGTCATCAATGGCACTGTGTTATCAACAAAACCCTCCTGATTTTCGGTAGGATTTATGGCACCGGTGCTGATAAGAAATTCTTCTAAGGTTATGTCTCCATTAGTATTCGTTTCTTGTCGAGGGAGTTGATAGGTTTTCATTGCATCAGCATGGTCTATGTCACTCCAAACATCGTCGAAAGATTTggggatttcaaaattttgttggaATATTAGTGATGgcgaagaagacgaagaagaAGAACGTGATGATGCAGGGTTCTTCATGATTTGGTATTGTTTTGCATGGATCTCATTATTCTTGTACATATGAGAGTGATGTTGCCTCactaaaaatgaatttttaagccCTTCCATCTTCTTTGGTGACTCCATGAAATGAGATCAAGTTGAAAAGAAAGATTGTTTTTGCTTTCTTGATTGAGGAGGAAAAGGGAtgacaaattaataaattttgatcacttttctcaaaatatgaacttttttttaaaaaaaatatttggtttATGTAAACCCACGATAATCACTTATTTAATCTTTCTATTAAGCACATTTCCTTCACTTAGACAATAATGTGaagtatataatattttcaGTTTTATGATAAAGTTGTCTCGTTATCAACCGTTATAAAATTCGATTTTACGACATTATTTTGCTTCTGAAGTGCATGTGTATATATTGTGTTTGTCTCAATTTCAAATGATTGATATGTTAAGTGGtcaaataatctttaaaatttatatcttaaaaaaaatatttaatgtttcatttattcataaatataaaaatgcataaTTTGGAACTTAAAATGTCCTATACTCATTAATCCCATCAATCCCGCGAGGAATCAGGTATGGTTGTTGAGATATAGAGAGaccaaatataattattataactaACTCAGATCCATAAATCTCTGATTATTATCAGTAAAAAGGATTTTTATAAAACTAATGTTTTCACAATAATTGTCTAATTTTAAGTACATGTCGTGAGATGGATGTGATTTTTACattgtaatttaaatattatatcaattttttttaataaaaaaatactaataatgTTTCTTGGCCAACTTTATGCTTCgaattaatatatattgaatGCTCATTATAATGCCAAACAATTTATATTTCAAGCTTGaagaaaatcaaatataaacccaaaaaaaatatttagcgagcaatattttatttatttatttattttgtataaagAAAACAGCGTGCAATATTCTCAGAAACCTAAGATAAGTTATTCaactttttatataattaattatttgaactgagcaatttaacaaatatttaacatcttATTATCTAGTCCAAAACAGCACGTTGAGGTGCGAGGGAAACCATCAATTTACATGCAGTCtagatgaatatattattttaatattttttgtttgaagttgattatattaataaaatttgaaccGAATAATATTCCAAAAAATGCTCtttatcatgaattttgaattaaatacAGAAAAAAAGTTCGTATATTTATAACtatgttagacttaattttgttgtggagatgctagttcaaaaccagtagatgtaaataagcagaaaaccagaagcacttgtatcgcgctaaaaccagtagcagcACTTATTAATTActgcttaatctaattaacaaatgacttcttagctaaaaccagaactagaagaaatacaaacccgaaatagacactagcagattgttgcgtatctcaagtctttaaatattaccgttaaTCTATTAACGTGATACTAGCTGTAATGCCCAtaggctgttcccgatccaactggcgggagtcggttattcCATgacccattactcaatgactcctccagcccaagcactggagtttgtacctccccagactcgaacctaagatctcctggacatatagatacttagcacaagtccgGTACCAATTGACTCAATTGGTACcggacttgtgctaagtatctatatgtccaggagatcttaggttcgagtctggggaggtacaaactccagtgcctgggctggaggagtcattgagtaatgggccatgggataacctaCTCCCgtcagttggatcgggaacagcccatgggcattacagcTACCTTCtttgcttcatttaatgccattaaatgtTGTACGAGAACATTTAAGACGGCTTACCATTTTTGGTATGAACTGAGACTGATTGCCTTAATGTATTCTGTAGggtccattttcagcaataaagctgaatcactgaaaagtcaaaagagccgttcagattttgacgttggtttaagcctatatatgaagacggagcacttttcaagaaacaagtagtgaacgaatctcaatcaaagaatatcattcgagcatcgctagaactctcagttatctcaaaagctcaacactgaaaaagcagcacacgcttcattgcatacacttgatcatttgagatcattttgtgctagctattttctttatatcttcttaagctattcacttcattaatataagaatttgtaactggaaaagagttctttccagaacttaagatatttcaagtagttgagttgtaaaactaagagtttcagtaggcgaagggtaagtcctgttgaagttggtgtgtacaattgttgtactgtattcaccaaattcttttagtgataacttctggaaacagaagaaggggagacgttgaagattcatcttcgaacttccagaaacaaaccttgtgccatctactgcttttctgtttcactatttttcacccactaacctatagatcgtttccgcacattatcttgtgatctgctggtctttaatcttgaacaagaatctgctagtatctctaacaggactctagcacatcattctgaAAAGTCTATTAAGTTTGCCGTTGAGTTTATTCAATCCCCCCCTTTCTAAACTCAATCCGATcctcaacaagtggtatcagagctagttattcttgttatgaaaaatatttaacagaCATGGCTCGCTTCAGcaaaattccaatgttctcaaaagaagactttgacgactgaaaaatcagaatgcaagcccatcttgcagctcaagatgatgacatgtggtatgtcatcacagatggtccattaaagatcttaaagccCAATCCAACTGTTGCTATTACTGAAGGCGCACCTCAGATGCTGGAAAAACCAAGATATTAATGGACAAGTGAGGACAAGAAGAAAGCCAATCTTGACAACGTTGCGAaggacattctgtacaagacactcgacaaaaataccttcagcaaaatcaagatgtgtccTACTGCCAAGGAAATCTGGGAAAAATTGATTCAGATCTGTGAAGGAAACGAAGAAACTAAGGAAAACAAACTTTACGTAGCCATGCAGAAGtttgagaatatgaagatgaaggctggagaaacaatgaatgagtttgatgaacgctTCAGCAGCCTTGTAAATGAACTCTCAGCTCTTGGAAAAGATTTTGGCAACAGGGAAGTTGCATTAAAGGTAATGAGAGCCCTACCCAGAGAATGGGACGTCAAAATGATGGCAATGAGAGCTTCCAAGGATCTAAACAAGTTAGAACTGCATGACTTGTTCTCAGATCTGAAGGCATAGTTTGAATTTGAAGTTcgaagtggagaagagccctTAGCAATTCCACCAACCAAAGCTCTCGCAGCTACTGTTAACTCTACTGCTACAGTTGCCCCAAGTTCATCTTCTGCTACTGCTATAGAGAATACTTCTGAGAGAAGCGCTGAACAGATAAGcaatgacgcaatgtcattatttgttaagaagttttccagattcatgagaaagaatcacagAACATTTCAAAGTCCCAACCGTAATTTCAAAAAGGAATCACCTTCTGGTGATATGGCATGCTTTAACTGCGGAAATGCGGAAAAGTTGGACACTTCATTGCTGATTGtccaaaaccaaagaaggaTGACCAGAAGAAGAAGGGTGTCAAACGCAATGATAAAAAGACCAGAAGAGACAGAAAGGCAATGATTGCAGAAGAAAGTAAGTCCAAATGGGCAGACTCAAGTTCTGAATCTTCTGGTTCTGAAAGCCATTCAAGTAGACAGctgtaatgatttacaagtTGAGATGAGTAAATTaaaaactgagaatgaaagagtaaaAGCAGATTACCAGACGATGCTTTCTGAAAACCAAAAGTTATCGCTACTGTGAATGCTTGGAATAAGTCCTCTATTTCACTCGAAAAGATGCAAGAGTTACAAAAATAATCTGGAGACAGAAGTGGTCTCGGATTTTGAAATGATGAAGGCACTTCTGAGACGAATACTAAGCTAAAACTGGATATGtgcaaaggaaagtacattcaTTTTGTGAAATCCAGTGTGGTACAGAAACCAGAAGTACCTACTGCTTCAATTGAAAGGAATGTAAATCAGATGAGCAGAAGGATGCATTATGGTCTGGGTTTTGTTGAACCTAAGGAAAGAGTTTACCAGAGTTctggatccagtagaggattcaactcagGAAGACAACCTCCTATGAAggttaaaaactaccagtactaCAATTCTAGAcctgttcagaagagatacaggccAGACAACAGAaacagaagggaagaacaacatgCTAAGATGCATAATGTTAAAAATAACAGACTCTATGTTGCACACACCTCCAtggatacccgaagtacaaaaattgtacaaatgtgggttcCAAAAAGACTAataaggcttggacccaaatagattgggtaccagatactaaaatttgtgtttgCAGGTACAAGTGAAGAAAACCAAGATCAGTAACTCaacatggtatttggacagtggatgttccagaCATATGACTGGACAGAAGAGTCTACTATCGAAAATAGTGAGTTGTGCTGGACCAGAGATAACctttggggacaactcaaaaggtaaaaccgtgggtaagggtaagattatccatggtaacatcaCTATTAAGGATGTGCTCTTAGTTGAAAATCTTTGTTATAACTTGATCAATATTAGTCAATTATGTGATAATGGATTTCTGTAGCATTCCAGAAGCACACTTGCACAGTTAAAAATGCTGGTGACTCTACTCTTTTAACCGGAGTTAGAAAAGGCAACACCTACAAAATTTCATGGAACATAGATCATATCACTGCTCCTACATGTTTAGTAGCAGCTCTAAGTGATAAACACTGGCTgtggcacaagagattgaatcatctgaatttcaagtctatcaacaatctcaaaaagcAGAACTTAGTCGATGGATTGCCAGACATAAATCTTGTTAAGAATCATgtatgttctgcatgtcaacttggtaagcaagtaagatctagtttcaaaaataaaggcAGCAAATCATACTCAAGGTGTTTagaattattgcatatggacttatttggtccaatccctatcatgaGCTTAAGGGGAATGAGGTACACccttgttgttgttgatgatttttctagatttacttggataatatttcttgctggaaaagatcaaaccagtagcctcctgatcaaatttctgaaaaagattcaaaatgaaaaattagttTCTGTCATTAGAATCAGAAGTGATCGAGGTACTGGATTTACTAACAAGACTCTTGAGGTTTATCTAGATGAACAGGAcattcatcatgaatattcagctgccaggacgcctcaacaaaatggagtagctgagaggagaaacagaacacttaaagaagctgctagaacaatgctagcagatgcagacatctctcagcgcttctgggcAAAAGCTATTAATACTGCTTGCTACACACAAAACAGAACAATGATCAACAAGAGGAATAATCAGACTCCTTACGAAATCTGTAAAGGGAGTAAACCGAATGTATCttactttcatgtttttggttgtagatgctttgtgcataataatggtaaaaatcatttagctGCATtcgattcaaaatctgacgcatgattatttcttggatattcaacAGTTAGTAAGGCAattagaattttcaataataaaacactcaatgttgaagaatctattcatgttgtctttgatgaaGACAGCAGTGCTCCCGAGATTACTAACATATCTAATCTAAGTAACAGGTTAGACAGGGTTCATCTGGAACTAGACAGTGAAGATGATGCAGCAGCAAGTGTCAAGGacattcaaaatccagaaccagacattcATATGGCAGAAGCAGCAGCTGGCATTCCAGAACCAGCAGCTGATATTCCAGAACAATCTACTGCTTTACATAAATATAATCTAAAAccttttatttggagaaaatctcatcctccatctttggtGATTGGAAATCCAACAACTCCGCTAAGGACCAGAAGACAGATGATGAATGAATacatgcatgctgcttttatttctcaagatgaaccaaagaagattgaagaagctcttctggatcccaactggatagaagctatgcaagaagagctgaatcaatttgAAAGGAATAAAGTTTGGTTTTCAGTACCTAGACCATCTCACCAAGCTGTCATTGGAACCCGgtgggtatttagaaacaaaCTAAATGAAGAAGGAACAGTTGTCAGAAACAAAACAAGACTGGTTGCACAAGGAttcagacaagaagaaggaatagactatgatgaaacCTTTGCACCAGTAGCTAGGCTCGAAGCTATCAGAATATTTTTAGCCTTTGCTGCTTTTAGAAATTTCAAAGtgtatcagatggatgtgaaaagtGCGTTCCTCAATGGTCTACTACAAGAGGAAGTCTATGTTGAACAGCCTCCAGGTTTTTCTGATCATCTATTACcgcatcatgtttttaaattacataaagcattgtatggtctgaaacaagcaccTAGGGCTCGGTACGACACACTTTCACAATTTCTTATTGATCATGATTTCACCGTCGGTACCGTGGATAAGACTTTGTTTACCCTAGTAAAAAACAAGCACatattattagttcaaatttatgttgatgatattatatttgggtcaactaacctcaaattatgtgcaaagtttgccaagttaatgcaggaacagttcgagatgagcatgatgggagaattaacatttttcCTAGGACTTCAAATCAAGCAACTTGATACTGGAATCTTCATCAATCAAGCTAAGTATACAAAGGAACTCCTGAAAAAGTTTGGGATGGAAGcatgctctgctgcttccactccTATGCGCTCGTCTTCCCaacttgataaagatgaagggggaactctagtagaggtaactcagtatcgtggtcttattAGCTCATTGTTATATCTTACTGCTAGTAGACCCGATATTATGTTTGCTGTTTGCatatgtgctagatttcaatcaaatcctaaacaatcacatttcattgctggtaaaagaattttaaaatatttgaaaggtactcAAAATGTAAGCCTCTGGTATCCCAAGGACTCATCGTTTAATCTTATTGGATACTCAGATgctgattatgcaggatgtaaactGGGTAGGAAAAGCACAAGTGGTTTTTGTAAATTTCTTGGTGAcaggttgatctcctggtttagcaaaaagcagacttccatagccacgtctactgcagaagcagagtatcttgctgctggaagctgttgttctCAAATGCTTTGGATACAACAActtaaagactatggagttcaagcttctgaatcacccatattttgtgacaataccagtgcaATTGCTATATCGCATAATCCAGTACTCCATTCCAGAACGAAGCACATTgatatcagacatcatttcattagagatcatgtgcaAAAGAAGAATATTCGTCTGGAATACATTCCTACTGATCAGCAAGCCGCAGACATTTTTACCAAACCACTTCCTGAGAATAAATTTTCGTATTTTTGTAATGTTCTtggattaattgatttatcataactACTGTttattatcttcttttttttattctaatccagtagaaatattcagaaatgAGAACAGCACAAGAGGTATGGaaaaacaaaatcttttattcatataatcaGATGCATTACATTACAGGGGTACAATTGAAGATATCAGCAGAATGATTACACAGATTATCCTACTAAGCTTTTCAGTA comes from Primulina huaijiensis isolate GDHJ02 chromosome 2, ASM1229523v2, whole genome shotgun sequence and encodes:
- the LOC140966068 gene encoding uncharacterized protein isoform X2, producing MIKAGRKSGSCALCENPNLASICPICVNYRLNECSCHLRLLKSKRDALYSKLAQVLVAKGKADDQHRWRVLQNERLTRLRDNLRLRKEQVSTGKAKMEKISHDLKVKYELLESAKNTLEKNQVEQLEKYYPNLICTQKLGHMAITSERLHKQSVIIKQICKLFPQRRVNIEEERNDGNNGAYDSICNARLPRGLDPHSIPSAELAASLGYMVQLINLLVNYISVPALHNSGFAGSCSRIWQRDSYWDARPSSRCEYPLFIPRQKNCSTGSDTSWSEKSSSSFGVASMESERRPRLDSSGSSSFKYSSASHSVETHKDLQKGISLLKKSVACITAYCYNSLSLKVPQEVSTFEAFARLLATLSSSKEVRAVLSLRTASSRSPKQGQQLNKSVWNVESAVSASRLIESAHGLPIARTAYDNYLPSSAASFLYGNEFFDMVKSENLIEGWDIVEHDFPPPPSQNEDVEHWIRAMFIDATKR
- the LOC140966068 gene encoding uncharacterized protein isoform X1; translated protein: MIKAGRKSGSCALCENPNLASICPICVNYRLNECSCHLRLLKSKRDALYSKLAQVLVAKGKADDQHRWRVLQNERLTRLRDNLRLRKEQVSTGKAKMEKISHDLKVKYELLESAKNTLEKNQVEQLEKYYPNLICTQKLGHMYEFQMAITSERLHKQSVIIKQICKLFPQRRVNIEEERNDGNNGAYDSICNARLPRGLDPHSIPSAELAASLGYMVQLINLLVNYISVPALHNSGFAGSCSRIWQRDSYWDARPSSRCEYPLFIPRQKNCSTGSDTSWSEKSSSSFGVASMESERRPRLDSSGSSSFKYSSASHSVETHKDLQKGISLLKKSVACITAYCYNSLSLKVPQEVSTFEAFARLLATLSSSKEVRAVLSLRTASSRSPKQGQQLNKSVWNVESAVSASRLIESAHGLPIARTAYDNYLPSSAASFLYGNEFFDMVKSENLIEGWDIVEHDFPPPPSQNEDVEHWIRAMFIDATKR
- the LOC140959218 gene encoding ABSCISIC ACID-INSENSITIVE 5-like protein 2, producing MEGLKNSFLVRQHHSHMYKNNEIHAKQYQIMKNPASSRSSSSSSSPSLIFQQNFEIPKSFDDVWSDIDHADAMKTYQLPRQETNTNGDITLEEFLISTGAINPTENQEGFVDNTVPLMTASGVDPMLISSWQQERDVQVPMLVQDVMGSNFQGSEDYFEEKMVDLDLKMPVPIISKMGVGCGENFTDLLQGDSDRRKKVCTDEIMKKSIERRQRRMIKNRESAARSRARKQAHTNQLLQTSKKLRITNTLLKKIKEAEILLNSRATVAPRYQLRRTSSETSKYLLPPI